From Prosthecobacter vanneervenii:
AGACGAGGTGCCTCTGCACAGCTTTGACACCGCCGAACTCATTCAAAAACGCGCGAACCTGAAACGCGAGATCGACACCTTGGAGAAACAGTTTTCCTCCCCCGCCCCCGCATGGCTCGCCGGTCTCGATGCCTGGGACCAGGGCTTTGCCCGCGATCTCGGCTGGCAGACACCGCCGCCCGCGAAGGTGAGTACGCAGTCAAAACAGACCGCCGCCATCGCTGCCGACGGCACCGTCTCCATCCCCAAAAACACCGACACCGACACCTACACCGTCGAACTCCCCGCCACCGGCGACAAGCTCAGCGCCCTGCGCCTGGAGACGATACCAGCCGCTGGTTTCGGCAACTTCGTCCTCACTGACCTCAAGGCGGAAATCGTGCGTGCCGATGCCGCACCTCCGCCGCAGGCACGCTACGTCCGCGTCGAGCTTCCCGGGGACAAAAAGATGCTCCAGCTCGCCGAGGTGCAGGTCTTCAGCGGCAGTCAAAACATCGCCCCCTCCGGCAAGGCCTCCCAGAGCAGCACCTACACCGATGCCGCCGCCCGCCGCGCCAACGACGGCGGCACCGAAGGCGACTACGCCAAAGGCAGCGTCTCCCACACCGCCGACGGTGACAAAGATCCCTGGTGGGAGGTCGATCTCAAAGAATCCAAACCCGTGGACCGCGTCGTCGTCTGGAACCGCACCGACGGCGGCACCGGCAAGCGCCTCGATGGCTTCCGCGTGCTCCTGCTCGATGAAAAACGCCAGACCCTCTGGAAGAGCGACCCCACCCCCGCACCGGACAAAGACAAAACCTTTGCCACCAGCGGCCCCGTGGCGGTCACCTTCACCACCGCTCTGGCCGACTACGAGCAGAGCGGCTTCACCGCCAGCTCCATCCTCAAGCCCAAGGACAAAAAGCAGCAGGGCTGGGCCGTCTCCGGAGCCACTGACAAGCCGCACACCCTCACCCTCCTCGCCGCCACTCCGGTCATGATACCCCAGGGCGCGCGCCTGCGCATCACCCTTGCCCAAAAGAGCGAGCACAAGCAGCACACCCTCGGCAGCTTCCGCCTCAGCTACACTGGGGACGCCCGCGTGCAGCAGGCCGCCAAGGTCCTGCAGGAGGTCGTCGCCGCGCTCGCCCAGCCCAAGGACAAGCGCACGCCCGCGCAGCAGCACACCGTGGTGGATTACTTTGTGCGCAATGTGTCCAAAGCCTCCGCCTCACAGCGCACCCGCCTTGCCGCCGCACAGAAAGAGCTCGCCGCTATCAAGCCCGTTACCGTGCCCATCATGCGCGATCTCGACCCCAAGCAGCGCCGCATCACCAAGATCCAGCTTCGTGGCAACTGGCAGGCCCTCGGTGACGAAGTCACCGAGGCCACCCCCGCTGCCTTCAATCCTTTGCCCAAGGACGCTCCGCGCAACCGCCTCACCATGGCCCGCTGGATCGTCAGCCGCGACAATCCCCTCACCGCCCGCGTTACCGTAAACCGCCTCTGGGAAAGCATCTTCGGCACCGGCATCGTCCGCAGCAGCGAGGAGTTCGGCAGCCAGGGAGACCTGCCCGTGCACCCCGAGCTGCTCGACTGGCTCGCCGCCGAGCTCATGGACAGCGGCTGGGACATCAAGCACATCCTCAAGCTCCTCCTCACCACCGCCGCCTACCAGCAGACCTCCAAGAGCACGCCCGAGCTCAACGAGCGCGACCCCGACAACCGCTTCCTTGCTCGCGGCCCGCGCTTCCGCCCCACCGGCGAGCTGCTGCGCGATCAAGCCCTCGCTGTCAGCGGCCTCCTCAGCCCCAAGATGTACGGCCCGCCCGTCCGCCCCATGACGCCCAATCTCGGCCTCACCACCGCTTTTGGCCGCAGCAA
This genomic window contains:
- a CDS encoding DUF1553 domain-containing protein translates to MTRVPLIVLLAAAATASAQQAPRPIHFSREIRPILSENCFFCHGPDEKKREAGLRLDDESSAKKNNDGTIAVVPGKPEQSALLQRIISKDPDEVMPPPKQHKTIPPQQIALLTEWIKQGAPWGNHWSYEKVVKPAAPKMAASGIQNAEWKASSNPVDAFLAQRLNQEKLQPSPQADKATLIRRTALDLTGLPPTPAELEALEKQPHDKVVEHYLATPAYGEHWARQWLDLARYADSSGYPSDQPREIWAYRDWVIRALNANMPFDQFTIEQLAGDLLPKPTDDQLIATAFHRNTMTQNEGGTDDEEFRNAAIIDRVNTTFAVWMGTTMACAQCHTHKYDPITIKEYFQFYAFLNQSADSDKKDEVPLHSFDTAELIQKRANLKREIDTLEKQFSSPAPAWLAGLDAWDQGFARDLGWQTPPPAKVSTQSKQTAAIAADGTVSIPKNTDTDTYTVELPATGDKLSALRLETIPAAGFGNFVLTDLKAEIVRADAAPPPQARYVRVELPGDKKMLQLAEVQVFSGSQNIAPSGKASQSSTYTDAAARRANDGGTEGDYAKGSVSHTADGDKDPWWEVDLKESKPVDRVVVWNRTDGGTGKRLDGFRVLLLDEKRQTLWKSDPTPAPDKDKTFATSGPVAVTFTTALADYEQSGFTASSILKPKDKKQQGWAVSGATDKPHTLTLLAATPVMIPQGARLRITLAQKSEHKQHTLGSFRLSYTGDARVQQAAKVLQEVVAALAQPKDKRTPAQQHTVVDYFVRNVSKASASQRTRLAAAQKELAAIKPVTVPIMRDLDPKQRRITKIQLRGNWQALGDEVTEATPAAFNPLPKDAPRNRLTMARWIVSRDNPLTARVTVNRLWESIFGTGIVRSSEEFGSQGDLPVHPELLDWLAAELMDSGWDIKHILKLLLTTAAYQQTSKSTPELNERDPDNRFLARGPRFRPTGELLRDQALAVSGLLSPKMYGPPVRPMTPNLGLTTAFGRSNDWTVSPGEDAHRRSLYTEVRRNSPYASFTTFDAGNREVCMIRRSRTNTPLQAFVTLNDPVFIETNQAMARRLVAEAKTTPERLALLFKLCLSRAPAAHESAALTKLYDDSLTTYRADLPDATKMATEPLGPAPKDANIPELAAWTAVANVIMNLDEFLMRR